A single window of Actinoallomurus bryophytorum DNA harbors:
- a CDS encoding helix-turn-helix domain-containing protein, with protein MEVGVETAQPAGGPTVLRRLLGAQLRRLRERQGITREEAGYAIRASGSKMSRLELGRVGFKERDVADLLTLYGVTDDTDRDTLLGLAQDANSPGWWHRYGDVLPGWFETYVGLEEAAALVRTYEVQFIPGLLQTEEYARAVISLGNSASPPEEIEQRVSLRTTRQKLLTRGDAPRLWAVVDEAALRRPIGGRDVMRGQIQRLIEATKLPGVILQVLPFRVGGHTAEAGAFTILRFPESDLPDVVYVEQLTSALYLDRRDDVDAYMEAMERLCVVSAPPDNTAEILSRILQET; from the coding sequence ATGGAGGTAGGGGTGGAAACAGCGCAGCCCGCCGGAGGACCGACCGTTCTTCGCCGGCTCCTCGGCGCCCAGCTGCGCCGTCTGCGAGAACGGCAGGGCATCACGCGCGAAGAGGCCGGGTACGCCATCCGCGCCTCCGGCTCCAAGATGAGCCGCCTCGAGCTGGGCCGTGTCGGCTTCAAGGAGCGCGACGTCGCGGACCTGCTCACCCTTTACGGTGTCACCGACGACACCGACCGGGACACCCTGCTCGGCCTCGCCCAGGATGCCAACAGCCCTGGCTGGTGGCACCGGTACGGCGACGTCCTCCCCGGCTGGTTCGAGACGTACGTCGGCCTGGAAGAGGCCGCGGCCCTGGTCCGCACCTACGAAGTCCAGTTCATCCCCGGCCTGCTGCAGACCGAGGAATATGCTCGTGCCGTCATCTCCCTGGGCAACTCCGCCTCACCGCCAGAGGAGATCGAGCAGAGGGTCAGCCTGCGTACAACGCGTCAGAAGCTACTCACACGCGGGGACGCACCTCGCTTGTGGGCTGTCGTGGACGAGGCGGCTTTGCGCCGTCCGATCGGGGGACGGGATGTGATGCGCGGCCAGATCCAGCGGCTGATCGAGGCCACCAAGCTGCCGGGCGTCATCCTCCAGGTGCTGCCATTCCGGGTCGGCGGGCACACCGCCGAAGCCGGAGCCTTCACCATCCTGCGTTTTCCCGAGTCGGACCTGCCGGACGTGGTCTACGTCGAGCAGCTGACCAGTGCTCTCTATCTGGACAGACGCGACGACGTCGATGCCTACATGGAGGCCATGGAGCGCCTCTGTGTGGTCAGCGCACCTCCGGACAACACCGCCGAGATCCTCAGCAGGATTCTCCAGGAGACATAG
- a CDS encoding steroid 3-ketoacyl-CoA thiolase, with protein MSNPVIVEAVRTPIGKRRGRLAGLKPQALLAHAQRALVDRAGIDAADVGQVFAGCVTQAGEQGGHVGRQAWLYSGLDHRTGVTTIDAQCGSSQQAVHLAAALVHADVVGTAIGCGVEVMSRAPLGSNVLPANPRPDDWSIDLPDQFTAAERIAARRGLTRADLDAFGVRSQRLAAKAQADGRFEREITPVEAPVLDSEGAPTGETYAVTGDEGLRETTLEGLSRLRPAFGESLHTAGTSSQISDGAAAVLVMSEEAARANGLRPRARIRAQALVGSEPYYHLDGPVQSTARVLEAAGMTIGDIDLFEVNEAFASVVLSWASVHEPDLEKVNVNGGAIALGHPVGATGARLITTALHEMERRDASTVLVAMCAGGALSTATILERL; from the coding sequence ATGAGCAACCCCGTCATCGTCGAAGCCGTCCGTACGCCGATCGGCAAGCGCCGAGGCCGGCTGGCCGGACTCAAACCGCAGGCACTGCTCGCCCACGCGCAGCGAGCCCTGGTCGACCGCGCCGGAATCGACGCGGCCGATGTCGGCCAGGTGTTCGCCGGCTGCGTGACCCAGGCCGGTGAGCAGGGCGGCCATGTCGGCCGGCAGGCCTGGCTGTACTCCGGGCTGGACCACCGGACCGGCGTCACGACCATCGACGCGCAGTGCGGCTCCAGCCAGCAGGCCGTCCACCTCGCCGCGGCGCTCGTGCACGCGGACGTGGTCGGGACGGCGATCGGCTGCGGCGTCGAGGTGATGAGCCGCGCGCCGCTCGGCAGCAACGTGCTGCCCGCGAACCCGCGCCCGGACGACTGGTCGATCGACCTGCCCGACCAGTTCACCGCGGCCGAGCGCATCGCCGCCCGCCGTGGCCTCACCCGTGCCGACCTGGACGCGTTCGGCGTACGTTCTCAGCGGCTCGCCGCCAAGGCGCAGGCCGACGGGCGCTTCGAGCGCGAGATCACGCCGGTCGAGGCCCCGGTACTGGACTCCGAAGGCGCGCCGACAGGTGAGACTTATGCGGTCACCGGCGACGAGGGGCTGCGCGAGACGACCCTCGAGGGGCTCTCGAGGCTGCGGCCGGCGTTCGGCGAGAGCCTGCACACCGCCGGGACGTCCTCCCAGATCTCCGACGGCGCCGCGGCCGTACTCGTGATGTCGGAGGAGGCCGCACGCGCGAACGGGCTCCGGCCCCGTGCCCGGATCCGTGCCCAGGCGCTGGTCGGCTCCGAGCCGTACTACCACCTCGACGGCCCGGTGCAGTCGACCGCCCGCGTCCTGGAGGCGGCCGGAATGACGATCGGTGACATCGACCTGTTCGAGGTCAACGAGGCGTTCGCCTCGGTCGTGCTGTCGTGGGCGTCGGTGCACGAGCCGGACCTGGAGAAGGTCAACGTCAACGGCGGGGCGATCGCGCTCGGACATCCCGTGGGCGCGACCGGCGCACGCCTCATCACCACGGCACTGCACGAGATGGAGCGCCGCGACGCCTCGACCGTCCTGGTCGCGATGTGCGCCGGCGGCGCCCTGTCCACCGCCACCATCCTCGAACGTCTCTGA
- a CDS encoding DUF397 domain-containing protein has protein sequence MQYPTYNGVPATDLLDVSWQKSHRSNSQGNCVELAKLPDGSVAVRNSRHPAGPALVYTKAEIQALILGAKAGDFDSLLV, from the coding sequence ATGCAGTACCCCACCTACAACGGCGTCCCCGCCACCGACCTCCTCGACGTCAGCTGGCAGAAGAGTCATCGGAGCAACTCCCAAGGCAACTGCGTCGAGCTCGCGAAGCTGCCCGACGGCAGCGTCGCGGTACGCAACTCCCGGCATCCTGCGGGCCCGGCGCTCGTCTACACCAAGGCCGAGATCCAGGCCCTGATCCTCGGGGCCAAGGCCGGCGACTTCGACAGCCTGCTCGTCTGA
- a CDS encoding sugar kinase: MIVTVGEVLAVMDAAGSGPLRHAVSFRLTVAGAESNVAIGAARLGVPVAYAGRVGDDEFGRLVLATLRGEGVDVSGVVTDADAPTALMVKEHRLPEVVGVAYYRSGSAGSRLTAGDLPEDLLRTAGLLHVSGVTPALSASAREAVFAATELAPRVSFDVNYRARLWSPDEARPVLTDLAARADVLFAGEDEATLLTGSPDPEALARLGPSEVVVKRGADGCAAWCEGRPLSSAARPVRAVDTVGAGDAFAAGYLADRLAGRDFPAALHTAVTVGAFAVTQRGDWEGLPRREELPLLDRTPGTVLR; this comes from the coding sequence ATGATCGTAACCGTCGGTGAAGTACTGGCGGTGATGGACGCCGCCGGCTCCGGTCCCTTGCGGCACGCCGTCTCCTTTCGGCTGACCGTCGCCGGTGCCGAGTCGAACGTCGCCATCGGCGCAGCGCGCCTCGGGGTTCCCGTCGCGTACGCGGGCCGGGTCGGCGACGACGAGTTCGGGCGGCTGGTGCTCGCCACGCTGCGCGGTGAGGGCGTGGACGTGTCCGGTGTGGTCACCGACGCCGACGCCCCGACCGCGCTCATGGTGAAGGAACACCGGCTGCCGGAGGTCGTGGGCGTCGCGTACTACCGTTCGGGCAGCGCGGGCTCGCGGCTGACCGCCGGTGACCTGCCCGAGGACCTGCTGCGTACGGCCGGCCTGCTGCACGTCAGCGGCGTCACACCCGCGCTGTCGGCCTCGGCCCGCGAGGCGGTGTTCGCCGCGACCGAGCTCGCGCCGCGCGTGTCCTTCGACGTCAACTACCGCGCCCGGCTGTGGTCACCGGACGAGGCCCGGCCCGTGCTCACCGACCTCGCGGCCCGCGCCGACGTGCTGTTCGCCGGCGAGGACGAGGCGACACTGCTGACGGGCTCACCGGACCCGGAGGCGCTGGCCCGGCTGGGCCCGTCGGAGGTCGTCGTGAAGCGAGGCGCGGACGGCTGCGCGGCCTGGTGCGAGGGACGGCCGCTGTCCAGCGCCGCCCGGCCGGTACGGGCGGTCGACACGGTGGGCGCCGGGGACGCGTTCGCCGCGGGCTACCTCGCGGACCGGCTCGCCGGGAGGGACTTCCCGGCCGCACTGCACACGGCGGTGACCGTGGGGGCGTTCGCGGTGACCCAGCGCGGCGACTGGGAGGGCCTACCCCGCCGCGAGGAACTGCCCTTGCTCGACCGGACACCCGGGACCGTGCTCCGCTAG
- a CDS encoding DUF202 domain-containing protein has translation MSAGLQRQRTDLAWLRLVLASWAVVVLTARVALPVGVLALMGPVAVTAIAQARRRRLRGDGTPPTLSRGAAVLMVAACVLTAVAEAVRL, from the coding sequence ATGAGCGCCGGTCTTCAGCGGCAGCGCACCGACCTGGCCTGGCTGCGTCTGGTCCTCGCGTCCTGGGCGGTGGTGGTGCTCACGGCACGCGTCGCGCTGCCGGTGGGCGTCCTCGCCCTCATGGGCCCCGTGGCGGTGACCGCGATCGCGCAGGCGAGGCGGCGGCGGCTCAGGGGCGACGGTACGCCGCCCACTCTGTCCCGGGGAGCGGCCGTGCTCATGGTGGCCGCCTGCGTGCTGACGGCCGTCGCGGAGGCGGTACGGCTCTGA
- a CDS encoding cytochrome P450: MDIDLVNPDFYANGGIPHEQFRWLRENAPVYRHHGDGAGETDFWAITRFDDVVHVSRHPEIFSSREKLALFPEPSEDQLAMQRMMMLNQDPPEHTRKRSIVNRGFTPRTIGKLEDHIRAICDGLIDEVAGRGEADFVHDISAPLPLYVICELLGAPPEDREKIFDWSNRLIAQDDPDYRAPEDDGMAAATELYAYANELAVRRREEPRDDIVTKLLQQHGGEELSVDEFDLFVMLLTVAGNETTRNAASGGMLAFFENPAQWQRLLDERAAGGDRLAGTFPDEIVRWVSPVNLFKRTAMKDTEIRGQRIAEGDKVVVFYSSANRDEGVFADPYSFDVGRDPNPHIGFGGGGPHFCLGAHLARLELRVLFETLLARMPGITQTGDARRLRSNFINGIKEMPVRFAT; this comes from the coding sequence ATGGACATCGATCTCGTCAATCCCGACTTCTACGCGAACGGAGGCATCCCGCACGAGCAGTTCCGGTGGTTGCGGGAGAACGCCCCGGTGTACCGCCATCACGGCGACGGCGCCGGCGAGACCGACTTCTGGGCGATCACCCGCTTCGACGACGTCGTGCACGTGTCACGCCATCCGGAGATCTTCTCCTCCCGCGAGAAGCTAGCGCTCTTCCCGGAACCTTCGGAGGACCAGCTCGCCATGCAGCGCATGATGATGCTGAACCAGGACCCTCCGGAGCACACGCGCAAGCGCTCGATCGTCAACCGGGGCTTCACGCCGCGCACGATCGGCAAGCTGGAGGACCACATCCGGGCGATCTGCGACGGCCTGATCGACGAGGTCGCGGGCCGCGGCGAGGCGGACTTCGTCCATGACATCTCCGCGCCGCTCCCGCTGTATGTGATCTGCGAGCTTCTCGGTGCCCCGCCCGAGGACCGGGAGAAGATCTTCGACTGGTCCAACCGGCTGATCGCCCAGGACGACCCGGACTACCGCGCGCCGGAGGACGACGGCATGGCCGCGGCGACCGAGCTGTACGCCTACGCCAACGAGCTCGCCGTGCGCCGTCGCGAGGAGCCGCGCGACGACATCGTGACCAAGCTGCTCCAGCAGCACGGCGGCGAGGAGCTGTCGGTCGACGAGTTCGACCTGTTCGTGATGCTGCTGACCGTGGCTGGCAACGAGACCACCCGCAACGCGGCCTCCGGAGGCATGCTCGCCTTCTTCGAGAACCCCGCGCAGTGGCAGCGGCTGCTCGACGAGCGCGCCGCCGGGGGCGACCGGCTCGCGGGCACGTTCCCGGACGAGATCGTGCGCTGGGTCAGCCCGGTCAACCTGTTCAAGCGCACGGCGATGAAGGACACCGAGATCCGGGGCCAGCGGATCGCCGAGGGTGACAAGGTCGTCGTCTTCTACTCGTCGGCCAACCGCGACGAGGGCGTGTTCGCGGACCCGTACAGCTTCGACGTCGGCCGCGACCCCAACCCCCACATCGGCTTCGGCGGCGGCGGCCCGCACTTCTGCCTGGGCGCTCACCTCGCCCGGCTGGAGCTACGCGTGCTGTTCGAGACGCTGCTGGCGCGGATGCCCGGCATCACACAGACGGGCGACGCCCGGCGGCTGCGGTCCAACTTCATCAACGGCATCAAGGAGATGCCGGTCCGGTTCGCCACCTGA
- a CDS encoding cytochrome P450, producing the protein MGIDIITPELYETRGFPDDDFRRLRRESPIHWYEDPAQGAPGFWAVTRYDDVVHVSRHPELFSSHARTSMFTELAEDDIALYQLMMLFMDPPQHTRQRMFVNRGFTPRMIKQLEEHIREVAHRLIDEVVTRGECCFVRDIAAPFPLYVICELIGAPMEDREKIFEWSNALVGADDPDYSTSPEDAREVSIQVLEYAHKLAAHRREHPGDDIATSLLEPDSDGKRLSSDEFAMFILLLLIAGNETTRNGASGGMLAFFQHPDQWQRLAGNRALLRTTADEIVRWVSPVNLFRRTALKDTEIRGQRIHAGDKVVIFYSSANRDEDIFADPYTFDIGRDPNPHIGFGGGGPHFCLGTHLARLELNVLFELLLDRMPDIRPAGEARRLRSNFINGIKEMPVRFAPSEPLSRTCFI; encoded by the coding sequence ATGGGCATCGACATCATCACGCCGGAGCTTTACGAGACGAGAGGCTTCCCGGACGACGACTTCCGCCGGCTGCGACGTGAGTCACCGATCCACTGGTACGAGGATCCCGCGCAGGGCGCGCCCGGTTTCTGGGCCGTGACCAGGTACGACGACGTCGTACACGTCTCGCGGCACCCCGAGCTGTTCTCGTCCCACGCGCGCACGTCGATGTTCACCGAGCTCGCCGAGGACGACATCGCGCTGTACCAGCTGATGATGCTGTTCATGGATCCTCCGCAGCACACCAGGCAGAGGATGTTCGTCAACCGCGGCTTCACGCCTCGCATGATCAAGCAGCTCGAGGAGCACATCCGCGAGGTCGCCCACCGGCTCATCGACGAGGTCGTGACCCGCGGCGAGTGCTGTTTCGTCCGCGACATCGCGGCGCCGTTCCCGCTGTACGTCATCTGCGAGCTCATCGGCGCGCCGATGGAGGACCGCGAGAAGATCTTCGAGTGGTCCAACGCCCTGGTCGGCGCCGACGACCCGGACTACTCCACGTCACCCGAGGACGCGCGCGAGGTCTCCATCCAGGTCCTCGAGTATGCCCACAAACTGGCCGCTCACCGCAGGGAACACCCCGGTGACGACATCGCGACGAGCCTCCTCGAACCGGACTCCGACGGCAAGCGGCTCAGCAGCGACGAGTTCGCGATGTTCATCCTGCTGCTGCTCATCGCGGGTAACGAGACCACGCGCAACGGCGCCTCCGGCGGCATGCTGGCGTTCTTCCAGCACCCCGACCAGTGGCAGCGGCTGGCCGGCAACCGTGCCCTGCTCAGGACCACCGCCGACGAGATCGTGCGCTGGGTGAGCCCGGTCAACCTGTTCCGGCGCACGGCGCTGAAGGACACCGAGATCCGAGGTCAGCGCATTCACGCGGGCGACAAGGTGGTCATCTTCTACTCCTCCGCCAACCGCGACGAGGACATCTTCGCCGACCCGTACACCTTCGACATCGGCCGCGACCCCAACCCCCACATCGGCTTCGGCGGCGGCGGCCCGCACTTCTGCCTGGGCACGCACCTCGCCCGGCTGGAGCTGAACGTGCTCTTCGAGCTCCTGCTGGACCGGATGCCCGACATCCGGCCGGCGGGTGAGGCGCGACGGCTGCGGTCCAACTTCATCAACGGCATCAAGGAGATGCCGGTACGGTTCGCCCCCTCGGAGCCTCTCAGTAGAACGTGTTTCATTTAG
- a CDS encoding ATP-binding protein: MPCRSRRRRSWAPRSRRRTVGPPAGCAVSTPTSMSIGQRTVCHSLPVLSECARSSARASGLASARHVEQDSARTRRSLSTRGSRMTAHGARWMAGERTGETVDEAQEWLSTIAQGERSRDHTTASIRSALQTRSVRLAAVPESVKEARDFVRGALSSWGLTGMYDDVRLVVSELVTNALRYAVGCPTQGDPPIRLSLLRTSGRLTCAVTDPCDQIPVCREPDFASQSGRGLHLVEAFSDSWNWAPLSSHGKVVWACFLCPDC; the protein is encoded by the coding sequence ATGCCCTGCCGTTCTCGCAGACGGCGCAGCTGGGCGCCGAGGAGCCGGCGAAGAACGGTCGGTCCTCCGGCGGGCTGCGCTGTTTCCACCCCTACCTCCATGAGCATCGGTCAGCGGACAGTCTGCCACTCCCTCCCGGTGCTGTCAGAGTGCGCACGGTCATCTGCACGTGCATCGGGCCTTGCATCTGCAAGACATGTCGAGCAGGATAGCGCGCGGACACGCCGATCACTGAGTACCCGGGGATCGCGGATGACAGCACACGGAGCGCGCTGGATGGCAGGAGAAAGAACAGGGGAAACGGTCGACGAGGCGCAAGAGTGGTTGTCGACGATCGCGCAGGGTGAGCGATCGCGTGACCACACCACCGCGTCGATCCGCTCCGCCCTGCAGACGAGGTCTGTGAGGCTTGCCGCTGTTCCAGAGTCGGTGAAGGAGGCCCGGGACTTCGTCCGGGGCGCCCTGTCCTCCTGGGGTCTCACCGGGATGTACGACGACGTACGCCTCGTCGTCTCCGAGCTCGTCACCAACGCCCTGCGGTACGCCGTCGGCTGCCCGACCCAGGGCGACCCGCCCATCCGGCTGAGCCTGCTGCGGACCAGCGGCCGGCTGACCTGCGCCGTCACCGATCCGTGCGACCAGATCCCGGTGTGCCGGGAGCCCGACTTCGCCTCCCAGAGCGGGCGCGGCCTGCATCTGGTCGAGGCGTTCAGCGACTCGTGGAACTGGGCGCCGCTGTCCAGCCACGGCAAGGTCGTCTGGGCCTGCTTCCTGTGCCCTGACTGCTGA
- a CDS encoding YidH family protein has product MAREEPGYEPDYRFSLANERTLLSWIQTAFGLLALGLPLAGGIHGVRLPPWHHEIGLGAIALSVMIVPAAYRNWRRSQLAMRLGLRLPRDPLPVIVTSGVVALLVITLVGVAMT; this is encoded by the coding sequence ATGGCGCGCGAGGAGCCCGGCTACGAGCCCGACTACCGATTCTCCCTCGCCAACGAACGCACGCTCCTGTCCTGGATCCAGACGGCGTTCGGCCTTCTCGCTCTCGGCCTGCCGCTCGCCGGTGGTATCCACGGCGTACGGCTGCCGCCCTGGCACCACGAGATCGGCCTGGGCGCGATCGCGCTGAGCGTGATGATCGTGCCCGCCGCGTACCGCAACTGGCGCCGCTCCCAGCTCGCGATGCGCCTCGGCCTGCGACTCCCCCGTGATCCGCTGCCGGTGATCGTCACGTCGGGCGTGGTGGCCCTGCTCGTGATCACGCTGGTCGGCGTGGCGATGACATGA
- a CDS encoding glycosyltransferase family 4 protein has product MNEVDEPLRVALLSYRSKPHCGGQGVYLRHLSRELVDLGHHVDVFSGQPYPDLDRDEITLHKVPSLDLYADEDPFRTPKLKEFRDWIDVLEFAHMRTGGFPEPLTFSLRVLRELRGRRGEYDVVHDNQVLGYGNLGIPRLGLPLVTSIHHPISVDRRIEIEAAKGIKQQFGKRRWYGFVRMQARVAARVGPILTVSGSSKHDIVRDFGALPEQVHILPLGVDDDNFRPRGERVPGRIVAVASADSPLKGVATLLRAVAKLATERDVHVVVVGRPTKGGPTDKLVGELSLGDRVRFVSGISDEELGELLSSAEIAAVPSLYEGFSLPAVEHMASGTPLVASRTGALPEVVGDAAVLVEPGDVEELAAVFRRLHDSPEERERVGAAGYARVQERFTWSAVARATVGHYRDAIARRTAGAGRKEHGPADRGL; this is encoded by the coding sequence GTGAATGAGGTAGACGAACCATTGCGCGTCGCACTGCTCTCCTATCGGAGCAAACCGCACTGCGGCGGCCAAGGCGTCTACCTTCGGCACCTTTCGCGCGAGCTGGTCGATCTCGGACACCACGTCGACGTCTTCTCCGGCCAGCCGTACCCGGACCTCGACCGCGACGAGATCACGCTGCACAAGGTCCCGAGCCTGGACCTGTACGCCGACGAGGACCCGTTCCGTACGCCGAAGCTCAAAGAGTTCCGCGACTGGATCGACGTGCTGGAGTTCGCCCACATGCGCACGGGCGGCTTTCCCGAACCCCTGACCTTCAGCCTTCGCGTCCTCCGTGAGCTGCGCGGGCGCCGCGGCGAGTACGACGTGGTGCACGACAACCAGGTGCTCGGCTACGGCAACCTCGGCATCCCGCGCCTCGGCCTGCCGCTGGTGACCAGCATCCACCACCCGATCAGCGTCGACCGGCGCATCGAGATCGAGGCCGCCAAGGGCATCAAGCAGCAGTTCGGCAAGCGACGCTGGTACGGCTTCGTCCGGATGCAGGCGCGCGTCGCCGCGCGCGTCGGGCCGATCCTGACCGTCTCCGGTTCCTCCAAGCACGACATCGTGCGTGACTTCGGCGCGCTCCCCGAGCAGGTGCACATCCTGCCGCTCGGCGTCGACGACGACAACTTCCGCCCGCGAGGCGAGCGAGTCCCCGGCCGCATCGTCGCGGTCGCCAGCGCCGACTCGCCGCTCAAGGGTGTCGCCACGCTGCTGCGCGCGGTCGCCAAGCTCGCCACCGAGCGTGACGTGCACGTCGTGGTCGTCGGCAGGCCGACCAAGGGTGGCCCGACCGACAAGCTCGTCGGCGAGCTCTCCCTCGGCGACCGCGTCCGCTTCGTGTCCGGCATCTCCGACGAGGAGCTGGGCGAGCTGCTGTCCAGCGCCGAGATCGCGGCGGTCCCCTCGCTGTACGAAGGGTTCTCGCTGCCGGCGGTCGAGCACATGGCCTCGGGCACCCCGCTCGTCGCCAGCCGTACCGGCGCGCTGCCCGAGGTGGTCGGCGACGCCGCCGTCCTCGTCGAGCCGGGCGACGTCGAGGAGCTGGCCGCCGTCTTCCGGCGGCTGCACGACTCACCTGAGGAGCGCGAACGCGTCGGCGCGGCCGGCTACGCGCGCGTACAGGAACGTTTCACCTGGTCCGCGGTCGCGCGGGCCACCGTCGGTCACTACCGCGACGCCATCGCCCGCCGTACGGCGGGCGCAGGACGGAAGGAGCACGGCCCTGCTGACCGTGGACTTTGA